A stretch of DNA from Dehalobacterium formicoaceticum:
GTGCTTCTCTTGCCGCTTTAACCGAATCATTATTAGGCTCGGTGTTAACCCGTCCATTTGCCACTGACTCCAGGGCTCGTCCCTGATAGACTACGCCGGCCAATGTATTGGGGAAGTTGGCATTAGCAACTCGGTTTAACAATACTGCCCCCACCGCAACTTTTCCGATATAAGGTTCTGATTCTGCTTCTGCATGAATAGCACGGGCAAGAAGCATGTTGTCACCGCTTACAGAAACCTTACTGGGCTGGTATCCGGGATCAGGAGCGGGAGTTGTTGAGCCTGAACTAAGCCCCAGGGCGTTGTAGGTTTGAGTTCCCACGGTCCCATCGGCAGTAAGCCCGTTTTTCCGTTGAAAATCTTTGATGGCATTGAAAGTCGAAGCTCCCAAATAACCATCAATCGGCCCTTTGTAGTAACCCCAATTGCTTAATCGTTGTTGCACTTGTGTAACGTTATTGCCGCTGCTGCCCCAATAGAGTGTCGGTCGGGACTGGGCTTTTCCTGATCCGTAAGTCAAAATAACTACAGCCGCCATCATGAATATAAAAGAAACGAGCAAAATTATTTTTTTGTTTTTCATCCTATACCCTCCTCCAATTTATTTACTTTTATATTGTCACTCTGAAAGAAGATTTTTATGCTAAGAATAGGGAAGAGAAACCATGATTATCTTTTGCGTAAAATTAACAAAAAAGATGCTTGCAAAAGTGGTGAATCTGTGATATTATAAACTTCGCGACGGGGCGCCATAGCCAAGTGGTAAGGCAGAGGACTGCAAATCCTTTATTCTCCAGTTCAAATCTGGATGGCGCCTCCAAAATTTGCCGGAGTGGCGGAACTGGCAGACGCACAGGACTTAAAATCCTGCGAGGTTTACCCCTCGTACCGGTTCGATTCCGGTCTCCGGCACCAATGAAGTCAACAGCGAGAAGGGCTTTCGGGAATCGAAAGTCCTTTTTTCTAACATTCTTCTAACGGAAGAAAATAATCCGCGAGATTGTTGATGACCATGTCCTATTGATTTCTAATTTAACAACAAAAAACACTGACATTATTTATTAATGATCAGTGTTTTTTGTTGTTAAATTAATAACTTTGTTTCCACAAAGAATCAACCTATTTACGGCCCAGTTAATAGCAAAATGGAAAAATCGTCTCCGCAGGAGAAAATTTTACATTGAGATAATATTAATAGGCACAGTTAAGATGGAACAAAATAATAGTTACCATCGTCAAGTAAATAATGTAATACCCGCAACAAATCTTTGCTGGGGGCAATCAATTTTAAACCAATGACCTGCTGTCGGTGGGGGAAGTACCCTATGCGCAGAACTGCGGGAACTGAAGGAGGTATAATAATGGAGAAGCAACAAAAGATCTGTCTTACAATGATTATTATCATTACTGCAATTGTCTTTATGGTATCGAAGGGGACCGTCTGGTATGCGGAAGCTGATGCAGCAAGTCCTTCCCCTTCAGTACAAAAAATTAAGGATGTTATCGTTATCGTGGGAGATCATACTATAGATTTTGAGGATGCTGTCCCAGTGTCGACGCAGGGACGGATATTAGTACCATTAAGGGCGATTTTTGAAGCCATGGGAGCCACGGTGGATTGGGAGAGTGAAAGCAGGACAATCTTTGCCTCTCGTAAGGATCGGTCCATAGAGCTTTCCATCAATGAAGGGACAGCTTTCGTAAATAAGAAGCAAGTCGTATTAGATGTACCGGCAATGATTGTTGGTAACAGAACGATGGTTCCTTTACGTTTCGTAGGGGAGGCATTTGACGGAATTGTGGACTGGAACAGTCAAACAAAGACAGTGGCTATCAGTCTGGCCAAAGAAAACATGCAGGAAGTTCCGGATCTGCAGGTGGAATTGAATAATAAGATCCTGTCTTTTGAGACGCCCCCCATTACCAAAGACGGGAGAAACTATCTTCCTCCGGAAACTATTTTAGCTGCTCTGGATGGTGAGGTTTATTGGGAGCAAAAGGACGATGAGGTATCAATCACCATGGACGGAGTCAGTATAATTTTTTCTACAGGAAAAAATTATGCCATGATCAATGGACAAAGAGTATATACCACGGATTTCCCAATTGAGTATCAGGAAAATATTTTGGTTCCTATCCGATTTGTGACAGAGGCTTTTGGAGGTATCGCCCATTTTGTTCAAGAAACAAAGATGACCCATATTTATATCAACCGTCCTAAGTTTAAAACCAGCTTTTTAGAGAAAGAAGAAAGAAAAATGGTTACACCGGTACCTGTGCCCAGGCCTTCCTTAATTGACAACAGAATGCTGATGGTGAGCGACAATCCGGAAATCTTAACCTCAGAGACGATTCCTGCTGAAAATGTCACTTTATGGCACCATCCGGTAGTTTCTTCCCAAAACAGCCAGGATCACCGGGTATTTGGCTGGCATATCAATCGTTTGGGCAAGAAACTCAAGCTGGGTATAACAATTGAAAACCTTTCCGAACAAAATGTCATCGAAATAGTTGGCTTGCAAGGAATTAAACGCAACAGTCCTAACGGATGGTCAAATTATGACGTGGGGATTCCCCTCGTAGAAACTATGTTAGGCGGTCAATTACTTAATATTAAGGTAGAAACTCCTCGGGTGCAGCCGGGTGAAACAATTGTACTGCACTCCTTTGAGGTTGAATCGGACCATTTAGTCGGTTTTTTAGACGAGTTTACTGTAAAAAATGTTCAGGGCACAGGTGAAATGAAGTACACAATCCGTACGGTGTTGAGTCAGCAAGAAGACAGTGATCTTGCGGCAATTAAGTCGTTTCCCGTTGCGCTGGATAGGAAAAACCCTCACCCTCGGGGTAATTGGAGCGGTTCAACATTATTAACAAAACTTTCTCCTTATCAGGCGGATAGCGGCGCAGTTGCCTATAGCATTTCAAACGGCATTACAGATAATCTTTTAACACCGGAAAATGCCCTGAACGATCATGGTTCTGTAATCGCGAACTCCGGTCATTACGGAGTTACGTATAAAATTAAAATTCCAGTAATTAACAATACAGGCAAGGAGAAAATTGTCCGCGTGAGCTTTGGGGGCCGGGGCGGTCTTTATGCCGGTGCGGTAAAGACTAATGAAGGAGTATTTATTACTCCGGTACTGGAACCAATGAAAGAAGTGGCAAATGTCCTTGATTATGAAATTCAGGAGGGACAGGGCGTAATTGAGTTGGAAGTGATGCACGCCGGAGGTTCGGCTTTGGCTTTAGGGCTGGAAATCAGTACCTTGAATTAAACATTATTCTATTCCAGGTGAAAGTGTAGGTAAAAAAAGCCCATAATATCTGATATTATGGGCTTTCTGTCTTATTATTTTGACATTAGTTTTTCAACTGAGAAGTTACGATATTGGGGTGGGTACTTTCTGTTTCCCCCATTTCTTCTCGCAGAATAAGAATACCTTCCATGGTTTTAGGGAATCCCACTGTAGGAGCTGCCAGCATAATGGTATGCTCAATTTCCTCACGAGTACATCCGCTTTTGATAGCTTTAATAATGTGCGTTCGCAAAGCATATCGATACTGACAAGCTGTAGATAAGGCTATTTTTATCAGCCAGCGGGCCTTTTCATCCAATGGACCGCCTTTTTGATGTACCAGCCTGCCATAATTCTCGTAAGCATGATAAATATCCCCGTGATTTTCCGTAAAGTACTTTAAATTACTTTCTATAGTATCCATGTATCTAACCTCCAGCAAACTTTATATGAAAATTATTTGCGATAGAAGAAAATATTATGCGCACAAGCTAAATTTTCTTTACCTCTTGACAATGTAGTCTACAAGATGTAAACTAAACACAACAGTCTAGAATTTGTAGACCAAGAAGGAGGAGGATCAAATGGCAGAATTAAAACTGACGGAAATGGAAGCTAAATTTGCCGATATAATTTGGGCGAATGAACCGATCCCATCGGGGGAGTTGGTAAAGCTATGTGAGGCAGAACTGGATTGGAAGAAATCAACCACTTACACCATCTTGAAAAGACTTGCCAAGAAAGGAATTTTTGAAAACAAAAATGGAATCGTATCATCCCACCTCAATAAGGAAGCATTTTATGCTGAGCAGAGCAAACAATTTGTGGAGGAAAAATTTGAGGGTTCTTTGCCTCGGTTTCTGGCAGCATTCACAAGAAATCATAAGCTAAACCATCAGGAAATTGACGAGTTGCAAAAGCTTATCGATGAATATAAGGAGTGATGATCATGGAACAGTTATTTTTGCAGGTTCTGAAGATGAGCATTACCGCCGGTTATGTCGTTCTCTTGGTGATTGCGGCACGGCTGCTGCTCAAAAAAGCACCTAAGATTTTCTCTTATGCTCTTTGGTCCGTGGTGCTGTTCAGGCTGGTATGCCCCTTTTCATTTGAAAGCATCTTCAGTCTGATTCCCGGTCTGATAACCAGGGGTACGGACACACAAACCATATCAACCGGTATGATGCATGCACAGACACCGCCCATGAATAGTGGCAGCACCATCGCTAACCAAACAGTTAATACTACCTTACCTGCATCCATGGCAGGCACCGGTACAAATACACTGCAATCATGGATTTCATTTGGCGATATAGTGTGGATTATTGGCATATTCGTTCTTATTTCATACAATTTATTATCCGTGATCAAGCTGAAAGGCAAATTAAAGTCGGCAAAGCCTGTTTTTCGTAATTTATATGAAACAACCGATATCAAAACCCCCTTTATTTTGGGTATCATCAAGCCCAGGATTTATCTTCCTGAGGGTCTTTCCGAAAATGAAAAAGCCTATATCCTAAAGCACGAAGAAACTCATCTCAAAAGAATGGATCATATTATCAAGCCTTTGGCGTTCTTGGTAGTCTGTGTTCATTGGTTTAACCCTCTTGTTTGGGTTGCTTTCTTCCTCATGAGCGAGGATATGGAATTGTCCTGTGATGAAAGCGTGCTTAAACAAATGGGGGATGGCATTAAAAAGGATTATTCCTCATCCCTTTTATCTCTGGCGGCAGGTCGGCGCTTTGTAGGAGGCTATCCCCTTGCTTTTGGAGAGAACAACACGAGGGGGCGCATTATGAATATTTTAAACTACAAAAAGCCGAGGTTTTGGGTAACCATAGCGGGGATTATTGCTGTGGCGGTGATTGTTGTGGCATTAATGAGTAATCCCCAATCAGAGCAACTTACCATTCAGGATTATGCGGAGCAATTTGTGGAACAGGAAATTGCCGCTTATCCAAGTTATAATATTATCGATAGTAAAATTACCAAGCTTGAAAAGATGACTTCTTTTGATCATTTGCTTTCATCTCCCGTGGAAATATGGCATATTGAATATCGCCTGAAACCAGCGGAACCTGTCGATGTTATGCCCGGAGGCATGAGTACAGATGAGGGATGGATTACCGAAGAACGGGATATGGGGAAACCCCTGCTGGTTTTTTCTTATGAAAAGTCCAGACCAAAGTTTTTGGGCACGATGCTGAGCGGTGAGGGTGATTTTTCAAGACCGGCAGGCCAGGAAACGGCGCTGCGGATCTTTCTGGAAGGGAAAGATCTCCTGCCCCAGGAAACTTACCCGGGAAACCATATGGTGGTAAAATTTCCTCTCTCAACAGGGGAGACCAGTCAGCTCCTATTGTCTCAGCCAATTATGCAAGGGGAAGGTGGAATTTGGTGTGTTGAGCGCTGGATGGATGGAAACGGTACGGTATATCATCCTCTGCCGGATACAGATCTGACGATTAAAGCATATTATCAGGAATTACAAAAGCAAAGTGAAGCTGGAAATCATCCCGATCTATTAGACCCCATGCGCGTTGCTATTGATTTCATCAAACAAGGTCTGGGACAATGGCAGGTAACCATGGATGACCTTGTACCCCAATACGATGCCACGGCAGAGGATTTTTCAGAAACACCGGAAAGTCGTTATATCGGTTTTATTTCAAATTTTGATACCGAAACATACTCTAAACCTTCTTTTCATTTAGATCAAATCGAGTGGCTAACACTTGAGGATACGGAGAGACTGAAGGAACTGAATATTGACCCCAATGATTTGCCCAACGGATACTATATCCACAATCCGAAAAGTTACCCCATGGGTCATCAGGTGACAGACCAAACCGAATACCGAATTATTGACGGGACGGGGGAAGCTAACCATAAACTTGTTTCCCTTGAGGAGTTTGTTCGGCATCTGGATCAATTTAAGGATTTCACACCACCCTTTTGGGTTACAACCAAGGATGGATTTGTCACAAGTATTACGGAACAGTATGTGCCGTAAGCTTGATCGAAACAATATCAATATAAATCGCTCCCTATCTCCTTGATGGGGAGCGGTTTTTTTAACAGATCAGATGCTTATTTCTGACAAGGAGGATGTTTTTCTTTGATTTTTTCTTTCTGCTACCTTTGGGACTTTGGTGGAACTGTGCCAGCGAGATTAGGAATTATAAATTAGGATTGAATTTCTTGTGGTCTTCTGGTAAAATGATTTTATAGTTGAATTTAATAAATTGTTCTTAGGTGCCCCGACATGGGGAGAATAGGAAATCCGGTTATAATCCGGTACGGACCCACCACTGTAGAGACGAGTCTACGCTAATCCACTGGCATGTGCTGGGAAGGGGCGTTCAGGACGTTTGAGTCTGAGTCAGGAGACCTGCCTAAGAATAAAAAAGTCTTTCCAGGGTAACGGAAAGCGGCGGCGATGAAGGCAAAGTCCCGACCACAATAACCATTGTGGCGGGACTTTATTTTTTTTTACTTTCAGAAAGTATAAATTTTAAGGTTGAAAGTATAAGTGCAACTAAGGCTTCCGCCAGCGCCAGAGGCTTGGCGCAAGCCAAGATTTCTAATTAAATAATGAACTTGAAGGAAATTAGGAGATGATGATAATGAATAACACTATGAAATTACACGGTTTAGAAAATCTTAAAAAAGCCAATGGACAAGAGCTTGAGGCGGCATTGCAGGAGTTGATCCATGGGATTGAAGAATTGGATCAGGAAGCGATGCTTGCGATGCAAAAACGTGTGGATGCCAAGATTAAGCCCACCGGAAGTTTGGGTATTCTGGAGGATATTGCTCAACAGCTTGCCGGAATTCAACGCACTTCACAACCCACCATTAAAGGGAAAGCAGTTCTATTGATGGCCGGAGATCATGGTGTAGTAGCTGAGGGTGTCAGTGCAGCACCTCAAGAAATTACGGCTCAAATGTTCTATAGCTATTTTGGCGGTGGTGGAGGTATCAATGTCTTAGCTCGTAATGGGGGAGCGGATGTAATCTGTACCGACATTGGCATTGCCGGCCCCTTGGATCCCCCGGAACTCATGGAAAACCGGATCAAAAACGGTACGAACAATATGTTGCATGGTCCGGCGATGACTCCGGAGGAGGCTCTTCAGGCCATTCTTACCGGTGCCAAAATTGCTGCCCAAGCTATCGATTCAGGAGTAAATCTCTTGGCAACAGGAGAGGTAGGTATCGGGAATACCACGCCCAGTTCGGCCCTGATTTCCGTATTTACCGGTCAGCCGGTGGAAAGGGTTACTGGATCCGGCACCGGCATAAAGGATGCAGCTCTAGAGCATAAACAAGAGGTCATTAAACAAGCGATTAAGATTAATCAACCGGATCCTGACAATCCATTGGATACGATGGCAAAGGTGGGAGGACTGGAGCACGCTGCCCTCACAGGTGCTATTTTGGAGGCTGCCTACCAACATGTGCCAATTATATTAGATGGGATTATTGCAGCATCAGCAGCCCTTACGGCTGTCAAATTTGCGCCCCTTGCCAAGAATTATATGATTACTTCCCATAGTTCGGAGGAAGAAGGACAAACGGTGGCTCTTGAACATCTTGGTTTCAAGCCCAGACTTTATTTTAATATGAGACTGGGAGAAGGTACCGGTGCTGCTCTAATGTTCCCCATGGTAGATGCCGCTCTGAAGATTGCTGACGAAATGGCCACCTTTGATACGGCCGGTGTTAGCACCGGAGAGTTTTTAACCAGATAATCATTTTGTTAATCCCAAAAGAGTTTTGATGTAGATAAATTTACTATTTAGGTGTATAATTTAACTTGATACTTTCGGCCGATTGGTCAAGGTGCGAAGGCACTATTCTAAAGACGATTCTTTGTTAATTAGACAAGAGAAGCGTCTTTCATTTTACATTTAAGCTTTAAAATTATAATAAAAATGAGGAAGATTATGGATAATAAGAAATTAGCTGATTTGCTATTCCCCAAGATAACGAGATCAATTACTGATTATGAAACTGTATTTCCGGAGAGAAATTTAAGTGAGGACGCAAAAGTCACCCGATTAGCACCAAGTCCCACCGGTTTTATTCACCTGGGGAATCTTTACGGTGCTTTTGTTGATGAACGATTGGCCCATCAAAGTAATGGAGTATTTATGCTGCGCATCGAGGATACCGACGATAAACGGCAAGTAGAAGGCGCCGTGGAAACTATTATTTCCTCCTTGGAATTCTTTGATTTAAAGTTTGATGAAGGGGCCGGCATTGACGGGGAAAAAGGGAGCTACGGACCATATTTTCAAAGCAAAAGAGCAGAACTTTATCAGACGGCAGCAAAGCACTTAGTGGAGATGGGCAGGGCCTACCCATGTTTTTGTTCCGAAGAAGAATTGGAAGAAATCAGGAAACAGCAGATGGCTGAAAATGTTAACACCGGATACTATGGTAAATGGGCTCGGGATCGCAATTTATCCTTGGAGGAGATCCAGGTTCATTTAGCAAACCAGGAGCGTTTTGTTCTGCGCTTAAAATCCATGGGGATTCTGGAACAAACCTTTGAAATTGAGGATGCCATCAGAGGGTACCTTTCCATGCCGGTCAATGATCAGGATGTGGTAATTTTGAAAGCCAACGGCATTCCCACTTATCACTTCGCCCATGTGGTCGACGATCACTTTATGCGCGTGACCCATGTGGTGCGGGGAGAAGAGTGGCTTTCAACCTTACCGATTCATTATGAGTTATTTACGACTTTAGGTTGGGAATTTCCAGTATATTGTCATACCGCACACTTAATGAAAATCGATGAGGGAATTAAGAGAAAGCTCTCGAAGAGAAAAGACCCGGAATTGGGCTTAGAGTATTACATGAAATTAGGATATCATCCGGCGGCAGTGCGAGAGTATCTGATGACGATATTGAATTCCAATTTCGAGGAGTGGAGAATTGAAAATCCGGACAGTGATATTGATGAATTTCATTTCACTTTAAATAAAATGAGTAATTCCGGTGCTTTATTTGATTTAGGTAAACTTAATGATATCAGCAAGAATGTTTTAGTGAATATTTATGCGCAAGAAATCTTTGATTTTCTGGTTAAATGGGGGCAGGCATATCGCCGGGAAATCGTTGATTTGCTTTTGGAACATCAGGCTGCGGTGCTGCAATTGTTGGATGTGGGCCGGGATGATCCTGTTAAACCCCGAAAAGATCTGATTTATTGTGAACAAATATTTGACTTTATCAGCTATTTCTTTGACGAATACTTTCAGATCGTCGACCCCTATCCGGAAAACATCGATGAAGAGGAAGTCAAAAAAATACTGAAAGCGTACCTGTCTACCTATGACCACAGTGACGAACAAAGCCAATGGTTTGACAAAATAAGAACCATCGCCACAGAAAATGGTTACGCGGCAAAACCCAAGGACTTTAAGAAGCATCCGGATCAATATAAAGGACATGTGGGTGATGTCAGTACGGTAATTCGTATTGCCATTGTTGGCCGCACTTCTTCGCCGGATGTTTGGGCCTTGCAGCAGATTATGGGAGCAGATAAAGTACAGCAGCGAATTAAATCTGCAGCAGAATAAGTAAGCCATGGCAGAGGGCTTTGGCGATTCATCCAAAATTCATAGTGAAAAGAGGAAAATTATGCTTTTACCCCTTAGTCAAATACCCGAACTGAGTCCCAATCGTCAAGCCTTTTCCTTCATTCATGAATTTATATCCCGCAGTGAACAGCTAAACGTCAAGGTTGACCGCATTAATGGAGCAACGGTCATCGATTGCGGTGTTCATGTCCGGGGAGGTTTGGAAGCGGGCATCTTGTTTTCTAAGGTTTGCTTAGGCGGTTTGGCCCGGGTCAAATTATGTTGGAGTGATTTCCGGGGGCTAAAGTTCCCCGGAGTGGAAGTATTCACTGATCATCCGATCCGTGCCTGCATGGCTTCTCAGTATGCCGGCTGGCCAATTAAAAGCGGAAAATATTTGTTCATGGGTTCCGGACCCGCGTGTGCCATTGTCCATCGAGGAAGCCTCTTTAAAATGCTGGGCTACCAGGATCACTCCGAAATTGCCATCCTCTGCCTGGAAAGCAACAGACTTCCTCACGGAGATGTCATTGAACAGATTGCCGAATCATGCGGCTGCGAAACGAAAAATCTCTACATTTTGGTGGCTCCCACTACCTCTCTTGTGGGCACGGTGCAGGTGGCTGCCCGGGCCTTGGAGACAGGATTGTTTAAACTAAGAAGAATAGGCTACGATCTGGGGAAAATCATCTCCGGAGGTGCTGTTTGTCCCGTTTCACCTGTGGCCTCCAGTACCCTGAATGGGTTAGGGCGTACCAATGATGCCATCTCATATGGTTCCACGGTTCATTATCATATCCATGATGATGATGAAACCTTAGCACAAGTGGTGCAGCAGGTTCCATCCTGTGCCGCTCCGGAATATGGGCGTACCTACCTGGAAATTGATAAAAGCCATGATAATTTCTTTAATCTCAGTCCGGATCAGTTTAATCCTGCGGAGGTGTGGTTATCTAATCTGGACAGCGGAAATTCATTTCGGGCAGGGGAGATTCGGCCGGATATTTTAGCCCGGTCTTTTGGGTTAAAATCATAAGGTTAGAATTGTTTTGCTAGACGCGGTCATTTCTATTTTTTTCTATATAGATATCAAGTGCCTTGATTCCCCTTGTGGCCAACTTAACAAATAAAACGAAAGCGTATATACCTAATCCTAAGATTGTAAGATAAATGATTAAAAAGAAACTGGTTGCATTCATAAATATCAAATCCTCCTTGATTAAGATTATTATTTAGAGAAAACTTAGCTTAAGCCTTAGCTGCACTTGTACTTTTAAACCTTAAAAGTCTATACATTTCGAAAGTAAAATAAAACGCCGCAACATAGCATTGTTCCGGCGTTTTTCTGATGC
This window harbors:
- a CDS encoding M56 family metallopeptidase, coding for MEQLFLQVLKMSITAGYVVLLVIAARLLLKKAPKIFSYALWSVVLFRLVCPFSFESIFSLIPGLITRGTDTQTISTGMMHAQTPPMNSGSTIANQTVNTTLPASMAGTGTNTLQSWISFGDIVWIIGIFVLISYNLLSVIKLKGKLKSAKPVFRNLYETTDIKTPFILGIIKPRIYLPEGLSENEKAYILKHEETHLKRMDHIIKPLAFLVVCVHWFNPLVWVAFFLMSEDMELSCDESVLKQMGDGIKKDYSSSLLSLAAGRRFVGGYPLAFGENNTRGRIMNILNYKKPRFWVTIAGIIAVAVIVVALMSNPQSEQLTIQDYAEQFVEQEIAAYPSYNIIDSKITKLEKMTSFDHLLSSPVEIWHIEYRLKPAEPVDVMPGGMSTDEGWITEERDMGKPLLVFSYEKSRPKFLGTMLSGEGDFSRPAGQETALRIFLEGKDLLPQETYPGNHMVVKFPLSTGETSQLLLSQPIMQGEGGIWCVERWMDGNGTVYHPLPDTDLTIKAYYQELQKQSEAGNHPDLLDPMRVAIDFIKQGLGQWQVTMDDLVPQYDATAEDFSETPESRYIGFISNFDTETYSKPSFHLDQIEWLTLEDTERLKELNIDPNDLPNGYYIHNPKSYPMGHQVTDQTEYRIIDGTGEANHKLVSLEEFVRHLDQFKDFTPPFWVTTKDGFVTSITEQYVP
- a CDS encoding BlaI/MecI/CopY family transcriptional regulator, producing the protein MAELKLTEMEAKFADIIWANEPIPSGELVKLCEAELDWKKSTTYTILKRLAKKGIFENKNGIVSSHLNKEAFYAEQSKQFVEEKFEGSLPRFLAAFTRNHKLNHQEIDELQKLIDEYKE
- a CDS encoding copper amine oxidase N-terminal domain-containing protein — translated: MEKQQKICLTMIIIITAIVFMVSKGTVWYAEADAASPSPSVQKIKDVIVIVGDHTIDFEDAVPVSTQGRILVPLRAIFEAMGATVDWESESRTIFASRKDRSIELSINEGTAFVNKKQVVLDVPAMIVGNRTMVPLRFVGEAFDGIVDWNSQTKTVAISLAKENMQEVPDLQVELNNKILSFETPPITKDGRNYLPPETILAALDGEVYWEQKDDEVSITMDGVSIIFSTGKNYAMINGQRVYTTDFPIEYQENILVPIRFVTEAFGGIAHFVQETKMTHIYINRPKFKTSFLEKEERKMVTPVPVPRPSLIDNRMLMVSDNPEILTSETIPAENVTLWHHPVVSSQNSQDHRVFGWHINRLGKKLKLGITIENLSEQNVIEIVGLQGIKRNSPNGWSNYDVGIPLVETMLGGQLLNIKVETPRVQPGETIVLHSFEVESDHLVGFLDEFTVKNVQGTGEMKYTIRTVLSQQEDSDLAAIKSFPVALDRKNPHPRGNWSGSTLLTKLSPYQADSGAVAYSISNGITDNLLTPENALNDHGSVIANSGHYGVTYKIKIPVINNTGKEKIVRVSFGGRGGLYAGAVKTNEGVFITPVLEPMKEVANVLDYEIQEGQGVIELEVMHAGGSALALGLEISTLN
- the sleB gene encoding spore cortex-lytic enzyme, which gives rise to MKNKKIILLVSFIFMMAAVVILTYGSGKAQSRPTLYWGSSGNNVTQVQQRLSNWGYYKGPIDGYLGASTFNAIKDFQRKNGLTADGTVGTQTYNALGLSSGSTTPAPDPGYQPSKVSVSGDNMLLARAIHAEAESEPYIGKVAVGAVLLNRVANANFPNTLAGVVYQGRALESVANGRVNTEPNNDSVKAAREALNGWDPSYGCLYFWNPSKPVSAWIWTRKIVVKYGAHVFGL
- a CDS encoding carboxymuconolactone decarboxylase family protein; amino-acid sequence: MDTIESNLKYFTENHGDIYHAYENYGRLVHQKGGPLDEKARWLIKIALSTACQYRYALRTHIIKAIKSGCTREEIEHTIMLAAPTVGFPKTMEGILILREEMGETESTHPNIVTSQLKN
- the mch gene encoding methenyltetrahydromethanopterin cyclohydrolase, giving the protein MAEGFGDSSKIHSEKRKIMLLPLSQIPELSPNRQAFSFIHEFISRSEQLNVKVDRINGATVIDCGVHVRGGLEAGILFSKVCLGGLARVKLCWSDFRGLKFPGVEVFTDHPIRACMASQYAGWPIKSGKYLFMGSGPACAIVHRGSLFKMLGYQDHSEIAILCLESNRLPHGDVIEQIAESCGCETKNLYILVAPTTSLVGTVQVAARALETGLFKLRRIGYDLGKIISGGAVCPVSPVASSTLNGLGRTNDAISYGSTVHYHIHDDDETLAQVVQQVPSCAAPEYGRTYLEIDKSHDNFFNLSPDQFNPAEVWLSNLDSGNSFRAGEIRPDILARSFGLKS
- the cobT gene encoding nicotinate-nucleotide--dimethylbenzimidazole phosphoribosyltransferase is translated as MNNTMKLHGLENLKKANGQELEAALQELIHGIEELDQEAMLAMQKRVDAKIKPTGSLGILEDIAQQLAGIQRTSQPTIKGKAVLLMAGDHGVVAEGVSAAPQEITAQMFYSYFGGGGGINVLARNGGADVICTDIGIAGPLDPPELMENRIKNGTNNMLHGPAMTPEEALQAILTGAKIAAQAIDSGVNLLATGEVGIGNTTPSSALISVFTGQPVERVTGSGTGIKDAALEHKQEVIKQAIKINQPDPDNPLDTMAKVGGLEHAALTGAILEAAYQHVPIILDGIIAASAALTAVKFAPLAKNYMITSHSSEEEGQTVALEHLGFKPRLYFNMRLGEGTGAALMFPMVDAALKIADEMATFDTAGVSTGEFLTR
- the gltX gene encoding glutamate--tRNA ligase; its protein translation is MDNKKLADLLFPKITRSITDYETVFPERNLSEDAKVTRLAPSPTGFIHLGNLYGAFVDERLAHQSNGVFMLRIEDTDDKRQVEGAVETIISSLEFFDLKFDEGAGIDGEKGSYGPYFQSKRAELYQTAAKHLVEMGRAYPCFCSEEELEEIRKQQMAENVNTGYYGKWARDRNLSLEEIQVHLANQERFVLRLKSMGILEQTFEIEDAIRGYLSMPVNDQDVVILKANGIPTYHFAHVVDDHFMRVTHVVRGEEWLSTLPIHYELFTTLGWEFPVYCHTAHLMKIDEGIKRKLSKRKDPELGLEYYMKLGYHPAAVREYLMTILNSNFEEWRIENPDSDIDEFHFTLNKMSNSGALFDLGKLNDISKNVLVNIYAQEIFDFLVKWGQAYRREIVDLLLEHQAAVLQLLDVGRDDPVKPRKDLIYCEQIFDFISYFFDEYFQIVDPYPENIDEEEVKKILKAYLSTYDHSDEQSQWFDKIRTIATENGYAAKPKDFKKHPDQYKGHVGDVSTVIRIAIVGRTSSPDVWALQQIMGADKVQQRIKSAAE